One genomic region from Deltaproteobacteria bacterium encodes:
- the hemW gene encoding radical SAM family heme chaperone HemW, with product MTLDWSAQPGATRLNSASDGRGEEPFSLYVHIPYCVSKCPYCDFNSHVAARIPEEEYTRALVRELRHYSESEAWDGRPVKSVFFGGGTPSTFQGSSIGAVLNETAKLFGFAERAEITLEANPGVVDAGRFRDYRTSGVNRISIGAQSFQPELLRFLGRVHSADETCQALGGIREAGFDNFSLDLIYGIPGQTVDGVSRDLSQALEFDPPHLSAYNLTIEEGTPFHARYRQGLLRPLDEEVEIEMAERVQHTLAQAGLERYEISNYAHPGLESRHNINYWNGGDYLGIGAGAHSYHRRSDDPLGERWQNERLPTGYMRLATEASHAVTERERPELRQAMAECLFTGLRMIGGVSVPEFERRFAAAPEDAFPEITEWLSERLLVEEEHHLRFAPRGLLLANELFVRLI from the coding sequence TTGACGCTTGACTGGTCGGCGCAGCCCGGCGCGACGCGACTCAACTCAGCGTCGGACGGCCGCGGCGAGGAGCCGTTCTCCCTCTACGTCCATATCCCCTACTGCGTCAGCAAGTGCCCCTACTGCGACTTCAACTCCCACGTCGCGGCGCGGATCCCGGAAGAGGAGTACACGCGGGCGCTGGTGCGGGAACTGCGCCACTACTCCGAATCGGAGGCATGGGACGGCCGGCCGGTGAAAAGCGTCTTCTTCGGCGGCGGCACGCCGTCGACCTTCCAGGGGAGCAGCATCGGTGCGGTCCTCAACGAAACCGCCAAGCTGTTCGGTTTCGCCGAGCGCGCCGAGATCACACTCGAAGCCAACCCCGGCGTGGTCGATGCCGGCCGCTTCCGCGACTATCGGACCAGCGGCGTCAACCGCATCAGCATCGGAGCCCAGAGCTTCCAGCCGGAGTTGTTACGGTTCCTCGGCCGCGTCCACAGCGCGGACGAGACGTGCCAAGCCCTTGGCGGCATCCGTGAAGCCGGCTTCGACAACTTCAGCCTCGACCTGATCTACGGCATTCCGGGCCAGACCGTCGACGGCGTGAGCCGGGACCTCTCACAGGCACTGGAATTCGACCCCCCGCACCTGTCCGCCTACAACCTCACCATCGAGGAAGGCACGCCCTTTCACGCGCGCTACCGCCAGGGCCTGTTGCGTCCGCTGGACGAGGAAGTCGAGATCGAGATGGCCGAGCGCGTCCAGCACACGCTGGCACAGGCCGGCCTGGAGCGTTACGAGATCTCCAACTACGCCCACCCCGGCCTGGAGTCCCGTCACAACATCAACTACTGGAACGGCGGCGACTACCTGGGCATCGGCGCCGGCGCCCACAGCTACCACCGCCGGTCGGACGACCCACTGGGAGAACGCTGGCAGAACGAGCGCTTGCCGACCGGCTACATGCGGCTTGCGACCGAGGCGAGCCACGCGGTGACCGAGCGGGAGAGGCCGGAACTGCGACAGGCCATGGCGGAATGCCTGTTTACCGGGCTGCGGATGATCGGCGGGGTTTCGGTGCCGGAGTTTGAGCGGCGATTCGCGGCGGCGCCCGAGGACGCTTTTCCGGAAATCACCGAGTGGTTGTCGGAGCGTTTGCTGGTGGAAGAAGAACACCACCTCCGGTTCGCGCCACGAGGTTTGCTGCTGGCCAATGAGCTCTTCGTCCGGCTTATATAA
- a CDS encoding M48 family metallopeptidase, which yields METLIAGLFVAFLLTELAIESLLNEANMRHLRRQWREGRLPDVFATRLSDETYEKSIRYALAHGRFARWSGACGAVLTLVVLFGGVLPWLDRLAGRAGALVPLAEAPGILFCLGVGGFFALLSLPLKVYATFVLEERFGFNKTDPRTFITDRVKGIVLAVVLGAPFLYGVLWLMKATGTHWWVYVFVFIFAFQALMLVLYPTLIAPLFNRFEPVADGSLRDAIAELAARVGLRTSGIFTMDGSKRSGHSNAYFTGLGKAKRIVLFDTLLEQLSRPQLLSVLAHEMGHYKMRHVLKNLGLSALFLVGGLWVLSVLLDYAPLFRAFGLEQPAHHTALVIFSLVSGPFTFWLGPVMNHLSRRHEYEADAFAVRLLDDGRPLEEALVSLTVNNLSNPTPHPWYSAYHASHPATVERVQAIREAATTRTP from the coding sequence ATGGAAACGCTCATCGCCGGACTGTTCGTGGCCTTCCTCCTGACGGAGTTGGCCATCGAGTCCCTGCTCAACGAAGCCAACATGCGGCACCTGCGACGGCAGTGGCGCGAGGGCCGGCTGCCGGATGTCTTCGCAACGCGCCTCAGCGATGAAACATACGAGAAATCAATACGTTACGCCTTAGCCCACGGGCGCTTCGCGCGCTGGTCCGGCGCCTGCGGAGCGGTGCTGACGCTGGTGGTCCTGTTCGGCGGGGTGTTGCCGTGGCTGGACCGGCTGGCGGGACGGGCGGGGGCGCTCGTTCCCCTGGCCGAAGCCCCCGGGATCCTGTTCTGCCTCGGCGTGGGCGGGTTCTTCGCGCTCCTGTCGCTGCCGCTCAAGGTCTACGCCACGTTCGTGCTCGAGGAACGCTTCGGCTTCAACAAGACCGACCCGCGCACCTTCATCACGGACCGGGTCAAGGGGATCGTGCTCGCCGTGGTGCTGGGGGCGCCGTTCCTCTACGGCGTGCTGTGGCTCATGAAGGCCACCGGAACCCACTGGTGGGTGTACGTCTTCGTTTTCATCTTCGCGTTCCAGGCTCTGATGCTGGTGCTCTACCCCACCCTCATCGCGCCGCTCTTCAACCGCTTCGAACCAGTGGCGGACGGCTCGTTGCGGGACGCCATCGCGGAGCTGGCCGCACGGGTCGGGCTGCGCACCAGCGGCATCTTCACCATGGACGGGTCGAAACGGTCCGGCCACTCCAACGCCTATTTCACCGGGCTGGGGAAGGCCAAGCGCATCGTCCTGTTCGACACGCTGCTGGAGCAACTGAGCCGGCCGCAGCTCCTGTCCGTGCTGGCCCACGAGATGGGCCACTACAAGATGCGGCACGTGCTCAAGAACCTGGGCCTGAGCGCGCTCTTTCTCGTCGGCGGACTGTGGGTGCTCAGCGTGCTCCTCGACTACGCGCCCCTGTTCCGGGCCTTCGGCCTGGAACAGCCCGCGCACCACACGGCGCTGGTGATCTTCTCTCTGGTCTCCGGGCCGTTTACATTCTGGCTGGGGCCGGTTATGAACCACCTTTCGCGCCGGCACGAGTACGAGGCCGACGCTTTCGCGGTGCGGCTGCTGGACGACGGCCGCCCGCTCGAAGAGGCGCTGGTCTCGCTGACCGTCAACAACCTGAGCAATCCGACGCCGCATCCCTGGTACTCGGCCTATCACGCATCGCACCCCGCCACGGTAGAGCGGGTGCAAGCCATCCGGGAGGCGGCGACCACGAGGACCCCATGA
- a CDS encoding CBS domain-containing protein, with translation MLTNKVSEIMTTAVITAEPSSTIREVTQLMVDRRVGRVVITENDEAAGIFTEQDILRRVMNRILDVHKTPVRRVMTTPIQGVPQGTTIVDVLGRMYKGRYRHLLVYGDDKRMVGLVSMRRVLNLVVELGADMHDSRTVGDIVSGSIPTVEADTPVTVVIDKLVHDHLGSVMVLADGKIAGIFTERDVLKRVALEDGDMGQVPVAEVMTADPLVMPGSAPVQEVLATMRENGFRHLPVGGADGALAGIVSMADVVQYAKALDIDDAVRKAWREIEEFWESEENYTPG, from the coding sequence ATGCTGACGAACAAGGTAAGCGAGATCATGACGACCGCGGTGATCACCGCCGAGCCTTCGAGCACCATCCGCGAGGTGACGCAGCTCATGGTGGACCGCAGGGTGGGGCGGGTCGTCATCACCGAGAACGACGAGGCGGCGGGCATCTTCACCGAGCAGGATATCCTGCGGCGGGTGATGAACCGGATCCTCGATGTGCACAAGACTCCGGTGCGCCGGGTCATGACCACCCCGATCCAGGGAGTGCCGCAGGGCACGACCATCGTCGACGTGCTGGGGCGGATGTACAAGGGGCGCTACCGGCACCTGCTGGTCTACGGCGACGACAAGCGCATGGTGGGGCTGGTGTCGATGCGCCGTGTCCTCAACCTGGTGGTGGAGCTTGGCGCCGACATGCACGATTCCCGCACGGTGGGCGACATCGTCTCCGGTTCGATCCCCACCGTGGAGGCGGACACGCCCGTCACCGTGGTCATCGACAAGCTGGTGCACGATCATCTGGGCAGTGTCATGGTGCTGGCGGACGGCAAGATCGCCGGCATCTTCACCGAGCGCGACGTGCTGAAGCGGGTGGCGCTGGAGGACGGCGACATGGGACAGGTGCCGGTGGCCGAGGTGATGACCGCCGACCCCTTGGTCATGCCGGGGTCGGCCCCGGTGCAGGAAGTGCTGGCCACCATGCGCGAGAACGGCTTCCGTCACCTGCCGGTGGGCGGTGCCGACGGCGCCCTGGCCGGCATCGTCTCCATGGCCGACGTGGTGCAATACGCCAAGGCACTGGATATCGACGACGCCGTACGCAAGGCCTGGAGGGAGATCGAAGAGTTCTGGGAATCGGAAGAGAACTATACCCCAGGGTAA
- a CDS encoding 2-oxoacid:acceptor oxidoreductase subunit alpha — translation MPVVNDLSISIATANGSGSASSNNILFKSIFKMGIPCSSKNMFPSNIQGLPTWYQIRANGDGYLGRKDVIDVMVMFNDDTSDKDIYRVRDGGLIIYDDTKPLADNLKRDGVQYVGVPANALVQKHVEAGPLRAKQRNMLYVGALAYLFGINMETIREVLSDTFGNKPAVIESNLLCIQLGYDHMRDNNLSQSIAMLETIPGGNEGKIVTEGNTACALGAIYGGVTFCAWYPITPSSSLAEALERYLPRLRKDKDGKNTYAVIQAEDEIAATNMVAGAGWMGARAMTSTSGPGVSLMNETLGLQYFAEIPGVYFIIQRGGPSTGLPTRTQQADIQLMHVASHGDTRHIILIPHDMKSSFDLARKSFDVAERFQTPVFVMMDLDLGMNLWGSDPLELVQEPFDRGKILSEEDLERQGSFARYLDVDGDGIPQRTIPGNRHPLASYFARGSGHDSHARYSEDEKDYKDTLDRLRQKYETARNYVPKPLIESDADVNTGVICFGSSHEAVREARDRLKASGLATNHLLLRALPLTEEVREFVEAHEVVYLMEQNRDGQMAAIFREEYPGLATRIVSILIYDGLPATAGEIVRQVEQHREAATNGIETKVDESWQKQIASI, via the coding sequence ATGCCCGTTGTGAACGATCTGAGCATTAGCATCGCGACCGCCAACGGTTCCGGGAGTGCTTCGTCCAATAACATCCTGTTCAAGTCCATCTTCAAGATGGGCATCCCCTGCTCCTCCAAGAACATGTTCCCATCCAATATCCAGGGGCTGCCCACGTGGTACCAGATCCGTGCCAACGGCGACGGGTATCTGGGGCGCAAGGACGTCATCGACGTCATGGTGATGTTCAACGACGACACCTCGGACAAGGACATCTACCGGGTGCGCGACGGCGGCCTGATCATCTACGACGACACCAAGCCGTTGGCCGACAACCTGAAGCGCGACGGCGTCCAGTACGTAGGCGTCCCGGCCAACGCCCTCGTTCAGAAGCACGTGGAGGCCGGTCCGTTGCGCGCCAAGCAGCGCAACATGCTGTACGTCGGCGCCCTCGCCTATCTCTTCGGCATCAACATGGAGACCATCCGCGAGGTGCTGAGCGACACCTTCGGCAACAAGCCCGCGGTCATCGAGTCCAACCTCCTCTGCATCCAGCTCGGCTACGACCACATGCGCGACAACAACCTGAGCCAGTCCATCGCCATGCTGGAGACGATCCCGGGCGGGAACGAGGGCAAGATCGTCACCGAGGGCAACACGGCATGCGCGCTGGGCGCGATCTACGGCGGGGTCACGTTCTGCGCCTGGTATCCCATTACCCCGTCGAGCTCCCTGGCCGAGGCGCTGGAGCGTTACCTGCCGCGGCTGCGCAAGGACAAGGACGGCAAGAACACCTACGCCGTGATCCAGGCCGAGGACGAGATCGCCGCCACCAACATGGTGGCGGGCGCCGGATGGATGGGCGCGCGCGCCATGACCTCCACGTCGGGGCCGGGCGTCTCGCTCATGAACGAGACCCTGGGCCTCCAGTACTTCGCGGAGATCCCCGGCGTCTACTTCATCATCCAGCGCGGCGGCCCCTCCACCGGGCTGCCGACGCGCACCCAGCAGGCCGACATCCAGTTGATGCACGTGGCCTCCCACGGCGACACGCGCCACATCATCCTCATCCCCCACGACATGAAGTCCTCCTTCGACCTGGCGCGCAAGAGCTTCGACGTGGCCGAGCGCTTCCAGACCCCGGTGTTCGTGATGATGGACCTGGACCTGGGCATGAACCTCTGGGGGTCGGATCCGCTGGAGCTGGTGCAGGAGCCCTTCGATCGCGGCAAGATTCTCAGCGAGGAGGACCTTGAGCGGCAGGGGAGCTTCGCGCGCTATCTGGACGTGGACGGCGACGGCATCCCGCAGCGGACGATTCCGGGCAACCGCCATCCGCTGGCGTCGTACTTCGCGCGCGGCTCGGGCCACGACTCCCACGCGCGCTACTCCGAGGACGAGAAGGACTACAAGGACACGCTGGACCGCCTGCGGCAAAAGTACGAGACCGCGCGCAACTACGTCCCCAAGCCGTTGATCGAGTCCGACGCGGATGTGAATACCGGGGTGATCTGCTTCGGGTCGAGTCACGAGGCCGTGCGCGAGGCGCGCGACCGGCTCAAGGCCTCCGGCCTGGCCACCAACCACCTCCTGCTGCGGGCGCTGCCTCTGACCGAAGAGGTACGGGAGTTCGTGGAGGCTCATGAGGTGGTCTACCTCATGGAGCAGAACCGCGACGGGCAGATGGCCGCCATCTTCAGGGAAGAGTACCCGGGCCTCGCCACCCGGATCGTCAGCATTCTGATCTACGACGGGCTTCCCGCCACCGCCGGCGAGATCGTACGGCAGGTCGAGCAGCATCGTGAAGCAGCCACTAACGGAATCGAAACGAAGGTAGACGAATCATGGCAAAAGCAAATCGCGTCGATCTAA
- a CDS encoding thiamine pyrophosphate-dependent enzyme: MAKANRVDLTERDYKGAESTMCRGCGHDAISASIMRAFFASSVDPRNVIKMSGIGCSSKTPNYFMGQAFGINAVHGRMASVATGANVGNHGMVPLGISGDGDTSAIGLGNFCHMMRRNVNITYVIENNGVYGLTKGQFSATADEGTVMKGGKINDIPAIDLCELAITLGATYVARSFSGDRKQLAPLIQGAIAHKGSAILDVLSPCVTFNDHSGSTKSLKYIRDHLDPLHDIDFIPPYENIEVDYEEGTDQEVTMHDGSRITLHKLGRNYDPTNRMQAANALHAAVAEHKFLTGLIYLNEERAEFVDDLNLCDTPLAYLTQEQVQPSPSYLDEINAELRK, encoded by the coding sequence ATGGCAAAAGCAAATCGCGTCGATCTAACCGAGAGGGATTACAAGGGGGCGGAATCCACCATGTGCCGCGGCTGCGGCCATGACGCCATTTCCGCGTCCATCATGCGCGCGTTCTTCGCCAGCAGCGTGGACCCGCGCAACGTCATCAAGATGAGCGGCATCGGCTGCTCGTCCAAGACGCCCAACTACTTCATGGGCCAGGCGTTCGGCATCAACGCGGTGCACGGCCGCATGGCGTCGGTGGCCACCGGAGCCAACGTGGGCAACCACGGAATGGTCCCGCTGGGTATCTCCGGGGACGGCGACACCTCGGCCATCGGGCTCGGCAACTTCTGCCACATGATGCGCCGCAACGTGAACATCACCTACGTCATCGAGAACAACGGCGTGTACGGCCTCACCAAGGGCCAGTTCTCCGCCACCGCGGACGAGGGCACGGTGATGAAGGGCGGCAAGATCAACGACATCCCCGCCATCGACCTGTGCGAGCTGGCCATCACCCTGGGCGCCACCTACGTGGCGCGGAGCTTCTCGGGCGACCGCAAGCAGCTCGCGCCGCTGATTCAGGGGGCCATCGCCCACAAGGGCAGCGCCATCCTGGACGTGCTGAGCCCCTGCGTCACCTTCAACGACCACTCCGGCTCCACCAAGAGCCTCAAGTACATCCGGGACCACCTGGACCCGCTCCACGACATCGATTTCATTCCGCCCTACGAGAACATCGAGGTGGATTACGAGGAGGGGACCGACCAGGAAGTCACCATGCATGACGGGTCGCGCATCACGCTGCACAAGCTCGGCCGCAACTACGACCCCACCAACCGGATGCAGGCCGCGAACGCGCTCCACGCCGCCGTGGCCGAGCACAAGTTCCTCACCGGGCTCATCTACCTGAACGAGGAGCGCGCGGAGTTCGTCGACGACCTCAACCTGTGCGACACGCCGCTGGCCTACCTCACCCAGGAACAGGTGCAGCCGTCGCCGAGCTATCTCGACGAGATCAACGCGGAGCTGAGGAAGTAG
- a CDS encoding metallophosphoesterase, translating into MPAREVLILHTSDLHLGADSILTDDDSANVPVLRQVLSTARTHQADLVILAGDTFDHNRQKPPVIEEVAEVMAEYGLPIVILPGNHDPLTPDSVYRKAEFDHSGNVHVLGLTAEQSDFPDLDLEVWGRPHVDYLDMMPLPEPPERRSRWQLAVAHGHYVEDKPDSDILLGSWLIRQENLTTSRADYVALGHWNRAVAVGNQQIPAYYSGSPTYAGTVNAIRLQSDGRVMVTQIPV; encoded by the coding sequence ATGCCTGCCCGTGAAGTCCTGATCCTCCACACCTCGGACCTGCATCTGGGGGCTGACAGCATCCTGACCGACGATGACTCGGCCAACGTGCCGGTGCTGCGCCAGGTGCTGTCCACCGCCAGGACGCACCAGGCCGACCTGGTCATCCTCGCGGGCGACACCTTCGATCACAACCGCCAGAAGCCCCCGGTCATCGAGGAAGTGGCGGAGGTCATGGCCGAATACGGCCTGCCCATCGTCATCCTGCCGGGCAACCACGACCCGCTGACCCCGGATTCCGTTTACCGCAAGGCCGAGTTCGACCACTCCGGCAACGTGCACGTGCTCGGCCTCACCGCCGAACAAAGCGACTTCCCCGATCTGGACCTCGAGGTATGGGGCAGGCCCCACGTGGACTATCTCGACATGATGCCCCTGCCCGAGCCGCCGGAGCGCCGCAGCCGCTGGCAGTTGGCCGTGGCCCACGGCCACTACGTGGAGGACAAGCCCGACTCCGACATCCTCCTGGGCTCATGGCTGATCCGCCAGGAAAACCTCACCACCAGCCGCGCCGACTACGTGGCCCTGGGCCACTGGAACCGCGCCGTCGCCGTAGGCAACCAACAGATCCCCGCCTACTACTCCGGCTCCCCCACCTACGCCGGCACCGTCAACGCCATCCGCCTCCAGAGCGACGGCCGGGTCATGGTGACGCAGATCCCCGTGTAA
- a CDS encoding type II toxin-antitoxin system RelE/ParE family toxin, with protein MAEIRWTTEAETWLRDIYDYIARDAPAAAARVLEGIYEKAQVLKSYPEIGYRYRSGPEGEIRILLYRQ; from the coding sequence ATGGCAGAAATAAGATGGACGACCGAGGCGGAAACTTGGTTGCGGGACATTTACGACTATATTGCAAGAGACGCCCCAGCCGCAGCCGCCAGAGTATTGGAGGGGATCTACGAAAAGGCACAGGTGCTCAAGAGTTACCCCGAAATCGGCTACAGGTATCGTTCTGGACCGGAGGGTGAGATCCGCATCTTGCTTTATCGGCAATAA
- a CDS encoding molybdopterin-binding protein has product MLKVIPVEEAVGLRLAHDITEIIPGGHKGPRFRRGHLIAEEDVPRLLDVGKAHIYIMDLASDELHEEDAAKRLAGAAAGDGLTLTDPSEGRVNLVAAQDGMLEVDEELLFRFNELGDLILATLPSGEFVREGTVVGGTRTIPILVKEELVASAEALCQDRSIVTVAAMPAKKVYLLVTGSEVLTGRIKDGFEPAVRPKVEGMGSTLEPATLAPDDPDVIAGHIKDFAAKGAEIILVSGGMSVDPDDLTPEGIRRSGADVISHGFPLLPGSMFLMSYLGDIPVLGLSGCVLHDPVTAFDFMLPKLLAGNRVTREDILRMGHGGLQKKHGHHHH; this is encoded by the coding sequence ATGCTCAAGGTCATTCCGGTTGAAGAGGCGGTGGGCCTGAGGTTGGCCCACGACATCACCGAGATCATTCCCGGCGGGCACAAGGGGCCGCGTTTCAGACGCGGACACCTCATCGCCGAAGAAGACGTGCCGCGTTTGCTCGACGTCGGCAAGGCGCACATCTACATCATGGACCTGGCGTCGGACGAGTTGCACGAGGAGGACGCCGCCAAGCGTCTGGCCGGGGCCGCGGCCGGCGACGGCCTCACGCTGACCGACCCGAGCGAGGGCCGCGTGAACCTGGTGGCGGCGCAGGACGGCATGCTGGAAGTGGACGAAGAGCTGTTGTTCCGTTTCAACGAGCTCGGGGACCTCATCCTGGCCACCCTCCCCTCCGGCGAGTTCGTTCGCGAAGGCACCGTGGTGGGCGGCACGCGCACCATCCCGATCCTGGTGAAGGAAGAGCTGGTGGCGAGCGCCGAGGCGTTGTGCCAGGACCGGTCCATCGTAACGGTCGCGGCCATGCCCGCAAAGAAGGTCTACCTGCTCGTGACCGGCAGCGAGGTCCTCACCGGCCGCATCAAGGACGGCTTCGAGCCGGCGGTGCGGCCGAAGGTGGAAGGCATGGGCTCGACCCTCGAGCCCGCCACCCTGGCGCCCGATGACCCGGACGTCATCGCCGGCCACATCAAGGACTTCGCCGCCAAGGGCGCCGAGATCATCCTGGTGAGCGGCGGCATGTCCGTGGACCCCGACGACCTCACCCCCGAAGGCATCCGCCGGAGCGGTGCCGACGTCATCTCACACGGCTTCCCCCTGCTGCCGGGCTCCATGTTCCTGATGAGCTACCTGGGAGACATCCCGGTCCTGGGCCTGTCCGGCTGCGTCCTCCACGACCCGGTCACGGCCTTCGACTTCATGCTGCCCAAGCTCCTGGCCGGCAATCGCGTCACCCGCGAGGACATCCTCCGCATGGGGCACGGCGGACTGCAGAAGAAACACGGGCACCACCACCACTGA
- a CDS encoding ornithine cyclodeaminase family protein: MLLINNETVEEILDMKGCIDALETGYRDLLAQRAVYRPRIDLYVPQDDPERMYRWGTMEGASRSFGVFAIRMKSDMLEWPEGRTVEKYCMEPGTYCGLVLVFSARNAEPLAIINDGIIQHMRVGACAGLAARYLAREDASVVGMLGSGGMAETYLRAFAEVRKLTEVKVYSPTAANREAYAKRMSEMLGVPVSARDNVEEVVRGSDMVATCTDSVRVVVENPGWVEDGAFVTCVRSNEWDPGILDRCDVTVKLGRGTIHTLDEGMQRIAGYASYVAGTNDETTRIVNPGVDLFSGKHPLLTDLMGGTVPGRAKDSDVTFFLNDGTQGLQFASVAGYVVHKARELGAGREIPRDWFTQDIRD; this comes from the coding sequence ATGCTGCTCATCAACAACGAGACCGTAGAGGAAATCCTCGACATGAAGGGGTGCATCGACGCCCTGGAGACCGGCTACCGCGACCTTCTGGCGCAGCGCGCCGTGTACCGTCCGCGCATCGACCTCTACGTGCCCCAGGACGATCCTGAGCGCATGTACCGCTGGGGCACCATGGAAGGGGCCTCGCGCTCCTTCGGCGTGTTCGCCATCCGCATGAAGTCGGACATGCTCGAGTGGCCCGAGGGGCGCACGGTGGAGAAGTACTGCATGGAGCCCGGCACCTACTGCGGCCTGGTGCTGGTCTTCTCCGCGCGCAACGCCGAACCCTTGGCGATCATCAACGACGGCATCATCCAGCACATGCGCGTGGGCGCCTGCGCGGGCCTGGCGGCCCGGTACCTGGCGCGGGAGGACGCCTCGGTGGTGGGGATGCTCGGCTCGGGGGGCATGGCGGAGACCTACCTGCGCGCGTTCGCCGAGGTGCGGAAGCTCACCGAGGTCAAGGTCTACAGCCCGACCGCGGCCAACCGCGAGGCTTATGCGAAGAGGATGAGCGAGATGCTGGGCGTGCCCGTGAGCGCGCGGGACAACGTGGAAGAGGTGGTGCGGGGCTCGGACATGGTGGCTACCTGCACCGACTCCGTCCGGGTGGTGGTGGAGAACCCCGGCTGGGTGGAGGACGGCGCCTTCGTCACCTGCGTCCGCAGCAACGAATGGGATCCCGGCATCCTCGACCGCTGCGACGTGACCGTGAAGCTTGGCCGCGGCACCATCCACACGTTGGACGAAGGCATGCAACGCATCGCCGGGTACGCCTCCTACGTGGCCGGCACCAACGACGAGACCACGCGCATCGTGAACCCCGGCGTGGACCTGTTTTCGGGCAAGCACCCGCTGCTGACGGACCTCATGGGCGGAACGGTCCCGGGCCGCGCCAAGGACTCGGACGTGACGTTCTTCCTCAACGACGGCACCCAGGGCCTCCAGTTCGCGTCCGTGGCCGGCTACGTGGTGCACAAGGCCCGGGAGCTGGGCGCCGGCCGGGAAATACCCAGGGACTGGTTTACCCAGGATATTCGGGATTAA